The genomic DNA AATATCGCCAGCAACGACGGAGAAAACGGAGATGAGTCAACGACAGACAAATGAAGGTAGGTACAAAAACCCGATGTATCTTTTGCTTCACACCTCTATCCAATACTCTCACACCACCTCACACCACACATGCTCAACAGCAAGAACTGGGATATCTTCACCGGATTATGCTACCTGTCTTATACTAGGCGCCTCGATGTTTGGGTAGCACCACGACTCAGCCCAACGAGGACTCCTGGTTAATCAAGCTCGAGGCTGGACAGGTATCCACCTTCTGGCAGGTCGCTGGCAGGTCGACGACAATGCAACAATTGTCGAGGCATATTCAATCTTGAGTTCGTGTTGAACTCGGTGAGATCAGGCCTGTCCAGTCAATATACACCGTCACGATGTTTCACCCTCCTCTATCGCCAGACTTCCGGACAGCCTCCCATCGTTGTGGCTCTCTCGGTATTTCTACTCTCGGCCAACTCGGAAATCAATCGCAAGCCTGTAAATGAGAACAAATTCTTACCCTGTAGATCCCCCTTTCCCGTCCCAAACTGTGTATATAGACAAGTCCTGGGCAGAATTGCTATCCTTCAAGACCTATAGGCCATCTTTCCAGGCCTATTAACTGTCTCTTCAAAGGTATGGTTCAGTATTTTTGCAGCGTCAATTATTCTGTCCACGACATACGTGATACCTTTGATCATCCCGTAATgcaaaaccccccaaacaTCAATAATCAACCTCCCAGAATATCTCCCTGCTTTGCCTACCTACAGACATCACATCCGCACATGCCTCATTTTTACATGATACAATGTTGTGATTCCTCATACCCACACTCACAAACATCAACCGACGTTCAGAATGAGAAAATAAGCGCGCGCGGCCAACAAGAGGTATCGGATACCTCGCAATCAATTACCCAGGCCAACCGATCGTCGGcctggcttttttttttcatgtaCATCATGACCAGTGCATAAACCGAGGCACAACATATTTGAAATCATGATATCAGTATTTCGAAATCATCAAGGCTGCTCTCGGGCTGGTGTGCAAGTGTAAAATCGTGGTGAATCTCGGTTACAGAAGAAACTAACCTATCATACGCCTTTAAATAAAATGAAGCCCCGTCAACAGGCAACTCTCGTAACGACCACCACGGGGAGGGTATTCATCTCCATCGTTGTAGCcccgcccccatcccccttaAAGTGAATACCATGTTTGCCATATCCTTATTCCAGCCAACAGCTTCCACTTGGCGTGTTGTGTTTATGATCTCGATCGTTATTATGGGTGTACGTAAAACTTCACAATAAATTCACAGCAAAGCTACCCACCGAAACAGTTGTATATTGCTCGGGTAAGTAAATTCTTTGACTGAAACGCCGAGGAGATGGGCCTTTTGGTGTAGGTAACTACCTGCGAATGGTGtctttcttcgtcttcgtaTGAGATACCTGCTAAAGAAGCCGATTGTACCTTAACAAGTCTTGATGTAATGGAAATTATATTACCGCGTTGCTTATCACCTCTttcaaaaaacaaaacgGATATGTACAAGACCCAAAAGACAAACACACACTGCAGGCCCCTAACCTCGTCAATATCTAATGCGCTCTGTTAGTTTTATATACTATACAATACCTCACCCGTCATATACTCGAAAAATGATTCTCTACCCCATCATGCACCTTCCTGATGTTAAGCTCTATGTCAAGAGTAGTGGTATAATACACGTCTATCAGTCGGCTAGAATACAATAAAACTCGCCCTTTCTAGGCCTGGCCAACCAAAATCGTCTTCTCTCATCTATGAtttcatcctccctctcaaaatTGCCCTCCGCTTCGCCCTTACCCTCCTCGCGGCGAGTGGCCTTTGCCCCTCTATAATCTCACGTTCCTCCCGGGTGGATCTCTTTTCGATTGCCCTGACCTCAGCTCCTTCCTCCgtctctccctttccccccgtGCCGCCAGCGGTTTCGGTTGCTGGATCTTAGGCTCATCTTTCTGCACGTGAATTGCACCGCGACCTGAAACCCCAGGCCTTTTTCCCCGGCACACGGCCAGCAGCTCCCTCGCCTCAAAAACAAACCACCTATTTttcctcgccgccttgaGCAGGGCCTCATCCTTGGCTGTAGCCCGCTTGATCATCTCACAAAGTGAAAATCTCGGCCTGAGAGAGAGATGTGCCGTTTTTGACCAGTCCCAGAAAGAGCGGATATCGTTGGTGGGTGCCGCTGATGCCCGATGTTTCCAATAATCATGACGGCGAAAGTCAGATAGCAACAGCCGTTTGTAGATGTCGGGCTTTGACAGGCAGACCTTTGCCGTCTCTTTGTTCAGCCACTGCTTCCACCGTTCCACTCTGGAAACTCCCCTCTTGATCAACGACTTTTCCAGAACTAAAATCTTGGCCAAATGTCGTTTGCTTCGAACGAAACGACCTGCCTGTACCCACTTGTCAGGCAAAGTAGAGAATCCCAGGTACTCTGTGAAATCAGGCGAGGTCGCCTTCAGGAGCGTCGCGACGCGGGATCTCATCAGATGTGAGTCAAACCCGGCGAGGACAGCATGACGGAATATGTAGGTAGTCAGGTGGAGGCGCCTGGATGTCCAGGCCATCGAGAAGAGCAGTCGGTATGTGATCTCGTCTGGCTGTGCCAGGCTGTGCTTGGAAAAGAATCCCAAGGTTGACATCGCCAAGCCGAGTTTCCGCTGGTCCCGGCAATGGGAGAGTATTGTATTCAACGTAATTATATCCGGCCTTTCTCCAGCAGCAATCATAGCCTCAAGAACctggaagaggttgttgagctgCCCTGAGGCGCCGTACTTGTGAATCAAGATATTCCCGATCCAGACCGTCAGGCGCCAATCGGGACCATAAAGGTCGCGCTGGCTCTGAAGAAAAGACTGAAAATCTTGCTTCAGTTCAAGAGCCCGGTGCAGGTCGAGGCCAGCCATCTCTGCGTATATCCGGCGCATGCATTCTGGGTCCGTAAGATAACCCTTCGTGTTCATCGCCCGCAGAATGTAGCGCCTGACGTCTTCGGCCTTGATTATTcgcaagaaaagaaaccaagTTTTGAAGTTTGGCGCATGCCCTTCTCGAACCATCGCACCAAGCGTCCGCTGGAAGGCTCGGAGGTGCTTGGACTTGACTGCGAATTGGGCAACCCAGTTGAAAACATCGGCATCGAGTTTAAGACCTAAAGACTTCACGCGGCGTACCAGCCCCCCTGGCACATGGGTGAAGCGGGATCCATGAGGTGATTGGGCGAGATATCGAAGAGCGTCTTTGAGGGCGGGAAGCGAAACTGCATCAACGCACTCCTCATCATAAAAAGCGCGCTGCAGCTGGCGGACAACGACATCCACATGTGTGGCCTGTTCATCACCCTCATTCCCGTATAAGAAGCGGTGCTCACCAGGCGTCAGTTGGCCACCCACGAGTCGGCGAACGTAACGCAAGAAAGAAGCCTTGGTCCAAACCTCGCCAGGTTCCAAGGGTGGAATCTGATCTGCCCTAACCGCGAGGCGATATGGCTCTGGGTGAATTTCATGAAACCTCGCTAGTTCACGGGGACGCGAGACGGGCTTCCTGAACTGCATCTCCGTTGTGCTGTCTTTTCTCTGCTTCGAGTCTTTGGCTTTGGGACCCGCGATTCGCAAAGACAGCTCCTCCACTGTCTTCGGTGAAAGCTGCAGCAGGTCTTCCCAATTATCCTCGGTTCGAGTTCCAACGAGAATGCCACCCTTCACTGCGCGAACAACCCCGTTATAGGCCGCTGTGACGTTATCAAGCCCACCAAAGATCAGAATAAACTTCTCCTGTGTAGCACTCCATTCCAACCCTTTTAGCCCACTCTCCCACAAGGATGGTACCGGCCCCGTTCGTTTCCTATTTGTCGTAGTGTATAACCTCATCCGACATCCTGTTCGCGAACAAATATCCCAAAAGTTGTCATGAAAGTCGTCTTCCAAGCGCTTGAAGCCGTCATCTGGAAGTCGTACCTTGACCACAAGAATGTCGTGATCAAGAATAGGAGTCTGCTTCAACAGAGTCTCGAGAATGAGACGCCAGTCTGATACCCGCTTGTGACGCTCGTCGATATGTTGTGCTGCTTTGAGAGCGGCGCGGTGCTTCGAGGCTTGTTTCTGTCGAGATCCCcagctggggttggtgccTAGATAGTCGACAGTAACGGGAATCGCCCCGTGAGGTTGGTATGGCAGAATCTCCAACCGGCTCACCAAGTTCTGTGCATTCTTAGTGGCGGCGGCCTTGGCGGAGGCATGAGCACTCGGGCGTGCATTGTTTGCTGGCTtcggggtggttttggcaaGGTTCGAGCGGCCGGCGTGGAAGAAGGCTCTCTGGTATCCGGAAAATGGGACAATCGCAGCCGAGGAGGACCAGTAGAACCGGGGAATCCGTGAGCGTTGCGACCAGGCCCTCCAAGGTTGCGTGACTCCCAGGCTCATTTGCTATGGATGTGGCATGTCGAATGGCGGAAGCATTCGGCCGGCCGGGGGTTCAATATCCGGGCCTTCCGATCTCTGTAAATGCCGCAGTCGCCGGCGTCGTCGCAGTCGcaatcgtcgtcgtcgtggtgccgtggttgctgctgtctcAGCAAGCTGGAGCTTGTCAAAAAAATTCAAGAGCAACAATCCTGTCCCGCCCGCAGCCGCACCGGCTGCCCCACTTTCAACACAGTGACAAATAAGTTGCAAGGACACTGTGCTAGCATAATCGCTCTCTTTCaacagaaaaagggggtattTTCATTATCAATATTGAACTCCAGTTCTCCCATGCCGGTATTGCTATTCCCAAACGATATTACCCACGCCTATGAAACCATCATGACCTCAATTTTTGGTCTCGCCgtttggaggagctggctcTGAAGGGCCGGATTTATCAACGCCTTGCCACGACGGATCCCACCCCTTTCGATGATCCACTGCTCCTGTCGAatcgccctcctcagccaTTCCCTTGACGTCGCTCCAGTACTCAAGCTTTCTTACCTCCTCATCTGCATGCTTGACTGCGTCGGCGAGATTCCTCGCCCGCCGTTGTAATTCTCCATCTGCGTCCTTGCCTTTCTTCTTGCTTTGTGCCACCGTTTGATCATGGATCTCGGTCAATCTCGTCAGCAAGACCCTCCTCGAGGCCTGAAATACAAAGAGTGACATGATCTCGTGCATCACCTTCTGTAGCCCTGCCAGGTCTTCCTGTGCATGTTCAAGGTAGTTGTCCACTGCCTCGATCTTTTCCCGGTCGATTCGGGATGTCCGCAGTACGGCCAGAAGATCGCCAACATGCTCGATGTCGTCTGGTTGTTCAGCACCACCTGATTTCGTTGAGCTCATGCTAAGTCTGCTGCCTCGGGGGCTGGCAGTCCGTTTACTCATCCTGCTCGAGCTGCGTTCGCGTTCGCGTTCACGACTCATTTCTGACGACGGCCGAACGGAAAAGTACTCGGGATTGAGCATTTGGGGGTCCTGTGCAATGTACCCGGAATCTTTTCTGACCCGTTTCCTGATCCATGCTCGACGACGAACAAACGAGTTCCACCATCTCGCCTTGTGCCATGAAAACTTCTTAGAAAATGCAAACGAATACTCCCAGCCCTCATCGTCGACATTGTCGTCCTTGTTGATTTTCCACTCCGGCCAAGCCCACTCCCAGCTAGGATCGGGCACCTGAGCTGTGTGTATATCTGTCGGGCTGGGCTTGTGGGCGTAGTTCGTCCATGCTGTTGGGTCCAA from Podospora pseudoanserina strain CBS 124.78 chromosome 2, whole genome shotgun sequence includes the following:
- a CDS encoding hypothetical protein (EggNog:ENOG503P615; COG:S) — translated: MSLGVTQPWRAWSQRSRIPRFYWSSSAAIVPFSGYQRAFFHAGRSNLAKTTPKPANNARPSAHASAKAAATKNAQNLVSRLEILPYQPHGAIPVTVDYLGTNPSWGSRQKQASKHRAALKAAQHIDERHKRVSDWRLILETLLKQTPILDHDILVVKVRLPDDGFKRLEDDFHDNFWDICSRTGCRMRLYTTTNRKRTGPVPSLWESGLKGLEWSATQEKFILIFGGLDNVTAAYNGVVRAVKGGILVGTRTEDNWEDLLQLSPKTVEELSLRIAGPKAKDSKQRKDSTTEMQFRKPVSRPRELARFHEIHPEPYRLAVRADQIPPLEPGEVWTKASFLRYVRRLVGGQLTPGEHRFLYGNEGDEQATHVDVVVRQLQRAFYDEECVDAVSLPALKDALRYLAQSPHGSRFTHVPGGLVRRVKSLGLKLDADVFNWVAQFAVKSKHLRAFQRTLGAMVREGHAPNFKTWFLFLRIIKAEDVRRYILRAMNTKGYLTDPECMRRIYAEMAGLDLHRALELKQDFQSFLQSQRDLYGPDWRLTVWIGNILIHKYGASGQLNNLFQVLEAMIAAGERPDIITLNTILSHCRDQRKLGLAMSTLGFFSKHSLAQPDEITYRLLFSMAWTSRRLHLTTYIFRHAVLAGFDSHLMRSRVATLLKATSPDFTEYLGFSTLPDKWVQAGRFVRSKRHLAKILVLEKSLIKRGVSRVERWKQWLNKETAKVCLSKPDIYKRLLLSDFRRHDYWKHRASAAPTNDIRSFWDWSKTAHLSLRPRFSLCEMIKRATAKDEALLKAARKNRWFVFEARELLAVCRGKRPGVSGRGAIHVQKDEPKIQQPKPLAARGERERRRKELRSGQSKRDPPGRNVRL
- a CDS encoding hypothetical protein (EggNog:ENOG503NUHX; COG:S), which translates into the protein MPRIKHHRSSRRVPPPKDSDFDHEINLVDKSEAEDDSIGPPTAGPSSSLQDSTRESALGVSDRENGDASNARVGVADEEERPRPSIHINEPTPLREDVVDAVNAGTARRKSVSKKKAPESAIEILYENQRGGFLCGIPLFSSKALGNLDPTAWTNYAHKPSPTDIHTAQVPDPSWEWAWPEWKINKDDNVDDEGWEYSFAFSKKFSWHKARWWNSFVRRRAWIRKRVRKDSGYIAQDPQMLNPEYFSVRPSSEMSRERERERSSSRMSKRTASPRGSRLSMSSTKSGGAEQPDDIEHVGDLLAVLRTSRIDREKIEAVDNYLEHAQEDLAGLQKVMHEIMSLFVFQASRRVLLTRLTEIHDQTVAQSKKKGKDADGELQRRARNLADAVKHADEEVRKLEYWSDVKGMAEEGDSTGAVDHRKGWDPSWQGVDKSGPSEPAPPNGETKN